One Brachyspira suanatina DNA segment encodes these proteins:
- a CDS encoding tetratricopeptide repeat protein: MLKDKIDSMFIQARFHFNLEKYSSALRIYLKIISYFENDYKDFDTNYRDRYFARSCYKTALTLYYLNRYEESIDYYNKAIEINPLYEKAFINKGIILAKLMAFDEALYAFNMALEINDKSEISYFNIGIIYSKLERYEDALFYFNKALELGYNYAYLNVAMVLEKLGRIDEAFNIYDKAFEINKSLEVLYLNKASLLINIKRYKDAIECLDKALSILDENNSKGDTIVKNKEYIELNVMKDDTIYDRVYFLKSEALIGLEEYDYALTLLLDIKESRNVTIFNIISRFIKYINIEKIIDIVLHENSFWTEEKEEYFNFIARDIKDTSKLKKLWVLQYIFLYLVSVKDDDKVNEISHYTSIDVFDDMAFDKRYDKSDNSKYNTYLKKNKLRMTSVKNANDPKEGKILMQLLRNNKLNSKYGNINNFIALQTSFSRCKDSLTMYRLYGKYDNKEGTGCCLVFDKSFFDTSFNNLNSSIVFSFSYDKNNYSNIEFYNEQTLPLYFVLYYNSKNNEIIFNPCESDYDNIIIDLNKEYNVWSCDKKVYEKLKNNIGYIFNSIFKIIKDFNSEELSLSYQLLMNIQYLIKDSSFIEEQEMRIIQLVEYGSNPLHIDDNMKRSYKNYLYIFDNKALKEVILAPKVDDADFLVEKFNDRLAKATSIYNSKNTKNKYKVNVYISNAPIS, encoded by the coding sequence ATGCTAAAAGATAAAATAGATAGTATGTTCATTCAAGCGAGATTTCATTTTAATTTAGAAAAATATTCTTCTGCTCTTAGGATATATTTAAAAATAATAAGTTATTTTGAAAATGATTATAAAGATTTTGATACAAATTATAGAGATAGATATTTTGCAAGAAGCTGTTATAAAACTGCATTAACATTATATTATTTGAATAGATATGAGGAATCAATAGATTACTATAATAAAGCAATAGAAATAAATCCGCTATATGAGAAGGCTTTTATCAATAAAGGTATAATACTTGCTAAATTAATGGCATTTGATGAAGCTTTGTATGCTTTCAATATGGCATTAGAAATAAATGATAAATCTGAAATATCCTATTTTAACATAGGAATAATATATTCAAAATTAGAACGTTATGAAGATGCATTATTTTATTTTAATAAGGCTTTAGAACTCGGATACAATTATGCTTATTTGAATGTTGCTATGGTTTTAGAGAAACTTGGAAGAATAGATGAAGCATTTAATATTTATGATAAGGCTTTTGAAATAAATAAATCTTTGGAGGTATTGTATTTAAATAAAGCTAGTCTGCTTATAAATATAAAAAGATATAAAGATGCTATAGAATGTCTTGATAAAGCACTTTCTATTTTAGATGAGAATAATTCAAAAGGAGATACCATAGTAAAAAATAAAGAGTATATAGAATTGAATGTTATGAAAGATGATACTATATATGATAGAGTATATTTTTTAAAGTCAGAAGCATTGATAGGATTAGAAGAGTATGATTACGCTTTGACTTTACTTTTGGACATTAAAGAATCTAGAAATGTTACTATATTTAATATAATATCAAGATTTATAAAATATATAAACATAGAAAAAATTATTGATATAGTATTGCATGAAAATAGTTTTTGGACTGAAGAAAAAGAAGAGTATTTTAATTTTATAGCACGTGATATAAAGGATACATCTAAATTAAAAAAACTTTGGGTATTGCAATATATATTTTTATATTTAGTTTCTGTAAAAGACGATGATAAAGTTAATGAGATATCACATTATACAAGCATAGATGTTTTCGATGACATGGCTTTTGATAAGAGATATGATAAATCAGATAATTCAAAATATAATACGTATTTAAAGAAAAATAAATTAAGAATGACAAGTGTAAAGAATGCTAATGATCCTAAAGAGGGAAAAATATTGATGCAGCTTCTTAGAAATAACAAATTAAATTCTAAATATGGAAATATTAATAATTTTATTGCCTTGCAGACATCATTCAGCAGATGCAAAGATTCTTTAACTATGTATAGATTATATGGTAAATATGATAATAAAGAGGGTACAGGATGCTGTTTAGTATTTGATAAGTCATTTTTTGATACTTCTTTTAATAATTTAAATAGCAGTATAGTATTTTCATTCTCTTATGATAAAAATAATTATTCTAATATAGAGTTTTATAATGAACAGACATTACCTTTGTATTTTGTTTTATATTATAATTCAAAAAATAATGAAATAATATTCAATCCTTGTGAATCTGATTATGATAATATTATTATTGATTTAAATAAAGAGTATAATGTTTGGAGCTGTGATAAAAAAGTTTATGAAAAATTAAAAAATAATATAGGTTATATATTTAATTCTATATTTAAAATTATTAAAGATTTTAATTCAGAGGAATTATCATTATCATATCAGCTTCTTATGAATATTCAATATTTGATAAAGGATTCGTCTTTTATAGAGGAACAGGAAATGCGTATAATACAGCTTGTAGAATATGGCAGTAATCCTTTACATATAGATGATAATATGAAGCGTTCTTATAAAAATTATCTTTATATATTTGATAATAAAGCATTAAAAGAAGTAATACTAGCTCCTAAAGTTGATGATGCTGATTTTTTGGTTGAGAAGTTTAATGATAGACTTGCAAAAGCCACAAGTATATATAATTCAAAGAATACAAAAAATAAGTATAAAGTGAATGTTTATATATCTAATGCACCTATATCTTGA